One window from the genome of Dolosigranulum savutiense encodes:
- a CDS encoding DUF624 domain-containing protein, with protein sequence MSTQGKKGPGKFTTFLTNIGGWIADAFLLHIYVLFGTIKGGVILGLFPALTAGVKVLLSWILDPYAKHENFKVFHQSWQKNFKLANLVGYTVAVLYTFLGIDWYVNKMHIESVGLGYALIAVMVGVVFLTSYIFTIMSSFDVSYKETLKQSFFLSLATPMHTLAGLFGLFAVYHIIYAFPFIGVFFGFTLFLLPLAWFNHTGFNRVEQYKRDNL encoded by the coding sequence ATGAGTACGCAAGGAAAAAAAGGACCGGGTAAGTTCACTACATTTTTAACGAATATAGGGGGATGGATTGCTGATGCCTTCTTATTACATATTTATGTTCTGTTCGGTACAATAAAAGGCGGAGTAATTTTAGGCTTATTCCCTGCACTGACAGCGGGCGTAAAAGTGTTATTATCTTGGATTTTGGATCCTTACGCCAAGCATGAGAATTTCAAAGTATTTCATCAGTCATGGCAAAAAAATTTCAAATTAGCTAATTTGGTAGGTTATACGGTGGCGGTGCTATATACATTCTTAGGAATTGATTGGTATGTGAATAAGATGCACATTGAATCAGTGGGCTTAGGCTATGCCTTAATTGCTGTTATGGTCGGAGTTGTGTTTTTGACAAGTTATATCTTTACTATTATGTCTAGCTTCGATGTGAGTTATAAGGAAACGTTGAAGCAGTCATTTTTCTTAAGTTTAGCGACACCTATGCATACGCTGGCGGGACTATTTGGTTTATTTGCGGTGTATCATATCATTTATGCGTTTCCATTTATTGGGGTGTTTTTTGGTTTCACATTATTTTTACTACCGTTAGCGTGGTTCAATCATACAGGATTCAATCGGGTCGAACAGTATAAGCGGGATAATTTATAA